One region of Erwinia tracheiphila genomic DNA includes:
- a CDS encoding lysine exporter LysO family protein, whose protein sequence is MQESFISIALIFILLLSGYYTGKSVNDRLKSVILSQISNVVLLLLLCMGIDFGSVFTNKDIGYSIIQNAIILSATITMATFFFLYKKKKVAVVKNREQSFLRPFKGCFRAFFAFSIGVGIFRFTGFQLESIHFPSSIVLYVLIFLVGLDLVGVRVKKLTHDLVMVPVLTVLATVSAAAVCSMFSHFSWRELLVVSSGFGWFSLSGPMVNRLVSPEMGAMAFMTDFFREMFSIIFLYFLGQTQPRGAIGISGAAALDSVLPFIKENCESTFISHAIVSGFILTVLVPFIISFSVTLL, encoded by the coding sequence ATGCAAGAGTCTTTCATTTCGATAGCGTTGATTTTTATCCTTCTGTTATCGGGTTATTACACAGGGAAAAGCGTTAATGACCGACTGAAATCAGTCATTCTCTCTCAGATATCCAATGTTGTTTTACTTCTTTTATTGTGCATGGGCATTGATTTTGGCAGTGTTTTTACCAATAAAGATATTGGTTACAGTATTATTCAGAATGCCATCATCCTGTCAGCAACGATAACAATGGCTACCTTCTTTTTTCTTTATAAAAAAAAGAAAGTGGCGGTCGTTAAGAACCGCGAGCAATCTTTTCTCAGACCATTTAAAGGGTGCTTCAGGGCTTTTTTTGCGTTTTCCATTGGCGTAGGGATATTCAGATTTACCGGGTTCCAACTGGAAAGTATCCATTTTCCCAGTAGCATTGTACTGTATGTATTAATATTTCTTGTCGGGCTGGATCTTGTCGGTGTCAGAGTAAAAAAACTGACTCATGATCTGGTGATGGTGCCGGTATTAACGGTGTTGGCTACTGTTAGCGCGGCTGCTGTTTGCTCAATGTTCAGCCATTTCTCCTGGCGAGAATTACTGGTGGTGTCCAGTGGATTTGGGTGGTTCTCATTATCCGGGCCAATGGTGAACAGACTGGTTTCTCCTGAAATGGGCGCTATGGCTTTTATGACAGATTTTTTTAGAGAAATGTTCAGCATCATTTTTCTTTATTTTCTCGGGCAGACGCAGCCCAGAGGGGCTATCGGTATTTCTGGTGCGGCCGCACTTGACTCCGTCTTACCCTTTATTAAAGAAAATTGTGAGAGCACCTTTATCAGTCATGCCATCGTCAGTGGATTTATTCTTACTGTTCTTGTTCCCTTTATTATTTCTTTTTCCGTTACGTTACTTTGA
- a CDS encoding 2OG-Fe dioxygenase family protein: MYFNSLSLQFTSTEFINQLILEDYNFTFGRPNHYLSIYVRVHLVNVSCRDHTKAGFSSPDCFHQGGELFTFAHLVNRSTNAIGGRNYIASTVIRNKTLSEVSRNDIIHEFQIDG, from the coding sequence ATGTACTTTAATTCATTAAGCTTGCAGTTCACATCAACCGAATTTATTAATCAATTAATTCTCGAAGATTATAATTTCACCTTTGGACGTCCAAATCACTACTTGTCAATTTATGTCAGGGTTCATCTGGTGAATGTTTCCTGTCGCGATCATACCAAAGCGGGATTCAGTTCCCCGGACTGTTTTCATCAGGGTGGTGAGCTATTTACTTTTGCACACCTTGTAAACAGAAGCACGAATGCCATTGGCGGAAGAAATTATATCGCCAGTACGGTAATAAGGAATAAAACGCTGTCTGAGGTGTCAAGGAATGACATTATTCACGAGTTCCAGATTGATGGATAG
- a CDS encoding IS91 family transposase, whose translation MYIPRPAKLLFTTDDAWNRYMDKHGDTLSPWTVLCVERMLACGTAAMGVKRYCCASPDCTHTRFFCQTCKSKGCSSCGHKATEQWITEQQQILPDCDWQHITFTMPHLLWPFFNNNWPLLNALFRAATRAMLRWARKQGVEVGIFCALHTYGRQLNQHPHIHLSVTRGGLDIKHGVWRDLFFKKHAVEEIWRGAVIRLLRHSYDLINPGRLPGLGHIHDKKQWLRYLQAQYGRRWKVHFAKKTRGAWRSVKYLGRYLKRPPVSAAKLRHYSGGAVVHHYYDHRTQQYRQQTLTQEDMIGRYISHIPAKHFKMVRYYGFLSNRKRGSLLPKVYEALEMEARKKPEKPGFAALMKEFLRTDPYKCILCGNRLRFSSAQAGRHASELVAERLHNIDRKRWLLAQTAG comes from the coding sequence ATGTATATCCCGCGCCCGGCAAAACTGCTGTTCACCACTGATGACGCCTGGAACCGGTATATGGATAAACACGGGGACACCCTCAGCCCCTGGACCGTACTCTGCGTCGAGCGCATGCTCGCCTGCGGCACTGCTGCCATGGGGGTGAAGCGATACTGCTGCGCCTCCCCGGACTGCACCCACACCCGCTTCTTCTGCCAGACCTGTAAATCAAAAGGCTGCAGCTCCTGCGGACATAAGGCCACGGAGCAGTGGATTACAGAGCAACAGCAAATTCTGCCCGACTGCGACTGGCAGCATATCACCTTCACCATGCCCCATCTGCTGTGGCCCTTTTTCAACAATAACTGGCCTCTGCTCAATGCCCTGTTCCGCGCAGCCACCCGCGCCATGCTCCGCTGGGCCAGAAAACAGGGTGTGGAAGTCGGTATCTTCTGCGCCCTGCACACCTACGGTCGCCAGCTCAACCAGCATCCCCACATTCATCTCTCCGTCACCCGCGGCGGGCTTGATATTAAACACGGCGTATGGCGCGACCTCTTCTTTAAAAAGCATGCCGTGGAGGAAATCTGGCGCGGAGCCGTCATCCGGCTGCTGCGCCACAGCTATGACCTGATTAACCCCGGCAGGCTGCCGGGGCTGGGGCATATCCACGACAAAAAACAGTGGCTGCGCTATCTGCAGGCGCAGTACGGGCGCCGCTGGAAGGTCCACTTCGCGAAGAAGACCCGGGGGGCCTGGCGGAGCGTCAAATATCTGGGCCGGTACCTGAAACGGCCCCCCGTGTCGGCGGCGAAGCTGAGGCACTACAGCGGCGGCGCGGTGGTGCACCACTATTACGACCACCGTACGCAGCAGTACCGGCAGCAGACGCTGACGCAGGAAGATATGATCGGACGTTATATCAGCCATATCCCGGCGAAGCATTTTAAGATGGTGCGTTATTACGGTTTTTTATCAAACCGTAAACGGGGTAGCCTGCTGCCGAAGGTGTATGAAGCCCTGGAGATGGAAGCGCGGAAAAAACCGGAGAAGCCCGGCTTCGCCGCGCTGATGAAAGAATTTCTGCGCACGGATCCGTACAAATGCATTCTGTGCGGCAACCGACTGCGCTTCAGCAGTGCGCAGGCCGGGAGGCACGCGTCGGAGTTGGTGGCAGAAAGACTGCATAACATCGACCGGAAACGATGGCTTCTGGCACAGACTGCGGGATAA
- a CDS encoding IS481 family transposase, with protein MIHTNNPIIKHKAGLLNLAEELGNVSKACKIMGVSRDTFYRYQELAAEGGIDALINQNRRVPNLKNRADEATERAVVEYAVEFPAHGQHRTSNELRKKGVFISGSGVRSIWQRHDLENFRKRLKALEEKVAREGIVLTDAQIAALEKKAHDDEASGEIETAHPGYLGSQDTFYVGNLKGVGRIYQQTFVDTYSKVAHCKLYTSKTPITAADLLNDRVLPFYEAQGLPMLRILTDRGTEYCGKVEQHDYQLYLAINDIDHTKTKAMSPQTNGICERFHKTILQDFYQVTFRKKLYEDLESLQTDLDNGLWHYNNERTHQGKMCCGRTPMATLLDGKRVWAEKNLNQM; from the coding sequence ATGATTCATACTAACAATCCCATCATCAAACACAAAGCCGGCCTGCTCAATCTCGCCGAAGAACTCGGTAACGTATCAAAAGCCTGCAAGATCATGGGCGTGTCACGCGACACGTTTTACCGTTATCAGGAACTGGCTGCTGAAGGCGGCATCGATGCGCTGATTAACCAGAACCGCCGCGTCCCCAACCTGAAGAACCGCGCCGACGAAGCCACTGAACGCGCTGTTGTTGAATATGCCGTTGAGTTCCCGGCCCACGGGCAACACCGGACCAGTAATGAGCTGCGTAAAAAAGGCGTGTTTATCTCCGGTAGCGGCGTGCGCTCCATCTGGCAACGGCACGACCTGGAGAACTTCCGTAAACGCCTGAAGGCACTTGAGGAAAAGGTCGCCAGAGAAGGCATCGTGCTTACCGACGCTCAAATCGCAGCGCTGGAGAAGAAGGCCCACGATGACGAGGCCAGCGGAGAAATCGAAACTGCTCACCCGGGTTATCTCGGGTCGCAGGACACCTTCTACGTGGGCAATCTGAAAGGTGTGGGTCGTATCTACCAGCAGACGTTCGTGGATACGTACTCGAAAGTGGCACACTGCAAGCTGTATACGAGTAAAACGCCGATCACCGCCGCAGACCTGCTCAATGATCGCGTACTGCCGTTCTACGAGGCTCAGGGACTGCCGATGCTGAGGATCCTGACCGACAGGGGAACGGAGTACTGTGGTAAGGTGGAGCAGCATGATTACCAGCTGTATCTGGCCATCAACGATATCGACCATACAAAAACGAAGGCGATGTCTCCGCAGACGAACGGCATCTGCGAGCGCTTCCATAAAACTATTTTGCAGGATTTTTATCAGGTTACGTTCCGTAAGAAGTTATACGAAGACCTGGAGAGCCTGCAAACGGATCTGGACAACGGGTTGTGGCATTACAATAATGAGCGAACTCATCAGGGAAAAATGTGCTGCGGGCGTACGCCAATGGCCACGTTACTTGATGGTAAACGAGTCTGGGCAGAAAAAAATCTGAACCAGATGTAA
- the katB gene encoding catalase KatB, translating into MAMAETLTRDNGAPVGDNQNSQTAGANGPVLLQDVQLLQKLQRFDRERIPERVVHARGTGAHGEFTATADISDLTTAKVFSVGSKTPVFVRFSSVVHGNHSPETLRDPRGFATRFYTTEGNWDLVGNNFPTFFIRDAIKFPDMVHAFKPDPRTNLDNDSRRFDFFSHLPESTRTLTLLYSNEGTPASYRNMDGNSVHAYKFVNSKGEVHYVKFHWKTLQGIKNLDPKQVEQVQGKDYSHMTHDLVTAINRGDYPKWDLYIQVLKPEDLKKFDFDPLDATKIWPGVPERKIGQMVLNKNPDNVFQETEQVAMAPSNLVPGIEPSEDKLLQGRLFAYADTQLYRIGANGLSLPINRPHSPVNNGNQDGSLNSGNTQDKGVNYQPSRLWPREEMASARYSHTPLEGTTQQSKIQREQNFKQTGELYRSYSKKDQDDLINSLGTSLVDTDTESKNIMLSYFYKADKDYGTRLTTVAKGDLATVKKLADKLSD; encoded by the coding sequence ATGGCGATGGCAGAAACCTTAACCCGTGATAATGGTGCACCTGTAGGCGACAACCAGAATTCGCAGACCGCTGGTGCTAACGGCCCGGTGCTGTTGCAGGATGTGCAGCTGCTGCAAAAGCTTCAACGTTTCGACCGCGAACGCATTCCTGAGCGTGTAGTGCATGCACGCGGTACCGGTGCACATGGTGAATTCACCGCAACAGCAGATATTTCCGATCTGACCACCGCAAAGGTATTTAGCGTCGGCAGCAAAACCCCGGTGTTTGTCCGTTTTTCCAGCGTGGTACACGGTAACCATTCGCCGGAAACGCTGCGCGATCCACGTGGATTTGCCACCAGATTCTACACCACTGAAGGTAACTGGGACCTGGTTGGCAACAACTTCCCCACTTTCTTCATTCGTGATGCCATCAAGTTCCCGGACATGGTCCATGCCTTCAAACCGGACCCCCGAACTAATCTCGACAATGATTCACGCCGCTTTGACTTCTTTTCCCACCTCCCGGAATCAACCCGCACTCTGACCCTGCTCTACTCCAACGAAGGTACACCGGCCTCCTACCGCAACATGGATGGTAATAGCGTGCACGCATACAAATTTGTTAACAGCAAGGGTGAAGTGCATTACGTCAAGTTCCACTGGAAGACACTGCAAGGCATCAAAAACCTCGATCCAAAGCAGGTTGAGCAGGTGCAGGGCAAAGACTACAGTCACATGACGCATGACCTGGTGACGGCGATCAATCGTGGTGACTACCCGAAATGGGATCTCTACATTCAGGTTCTGAAGCCGGAGGATTTGAAAAAGTTTGATTTTGATCCACTGGATGCCACCAAAATCTGGCCTGGCGTGCCTGAGCGTAAAATCGGTCAGATGGTGTTGAATAAAAACCCGGATAACGTTTTCCAGGAAACCGAACAGGTGGCGATGGCGCCTTCCAATCTGGTACCGGGTATTGAACCCTCAGAAGATAAGCTGCTGCAGGGACGGCTGTTTGCCTATGCAGATACGCAACTCTACCGTATCGGGGCTAATGGCCTGAGTCTGCCGATTAACCGACCGCACAGCCCGGTAAACAACGGTAACCAGGACGGCAGCCTCAACAGTGGTAACACTCAGGACAAAGGGGTGAATTATCAGCCGAGCCGTCTCTGGCCGCGTGAGGAAATGGCTTCCGCTCGCTACAGTCACACCCCGCTGGAAGGCACCACACAGCAAAGTAAGATCCAGCGCGAGCAAAACTTTAAACAAACTGGCGAGCTTTACCGTTCTTACAGTAAAAAAGATCAGGACGATCTAATCAATAGCCTGGGAACCTCGCTGGTCGATACCGATACGGAAAGCAAAAACATCATGCTCTCCTATTTTTACAAGGCCGATAAGGACTACGGCACGCGCCTGACCACCGTGGCAAAAGGGGACCTGGCCACAGTAAAAAAACTGGCGGATAAACTTTCCGACTGA
- a CDS encoding transglycosylase SLT domain-containing protein codes for MKRIFIILSFMLTFPVFAKDCYEMAGRKYNIDPDLLRAISFRESSWRPQAMNVISDEKYAVGLMQIHSQNFPHLAKFGITPDDLSRDPCLNIFTGTYFLGLAFKRWGYSWRAVGAYNAGFRETETQEKRRVKYALEVSSIYENLKRNQKPSPAPSITAQR; via the coding sequence ATGAAAAGAATTTTTATTATTTTATCATTTATGTTAACCTTTCCCGTTTTTGCAAAAGATTGTTACGAAATGGCGGGAAGAAAATATAATATTGACCCCGATTTGTTGCGTGCCATCTCCTTCAGGGAATCATCCTGGCGGCCACAGGCGATGAATGTTATCAGTGATGAGAAATATGCTGTAGGGTTGATGCAAATTCATTCACAGAACTTTCCTCATCTGGCTAAATTTGGCATTACCCCTGACGATCTCTCTCGCGATCCTTGTCTGAATATCTTCACCGGCACCTATTTTCTGGGGCTGGCTTTCAAACGCTGGGGATATTCATGGCGTGCCGTGGGTGCTTACAATGCCGGATTCCGTGAAACAGAAACACAGGAAAAAAGACGTGTAAAATACGCACTGGAAGTGAGTTCAATCTATGAAAATTTAAAAAGAAACCAAAAACCATCCCCCGCACCATCAATTACAGCGCAACGTTAA
- a CDS encoding AraC family ligand binding domain-containing protein produces MLNRPAYLTPDSLNCGDDSLSTARPAEFWRDPTISYVESRRASQSRACYKLHSHPTFSIGAVDAGGSRFTGTSGGPYNLQLGMMAFIPAGCVHACNPLPDQSRNDQMPHLDATWLRNVVTEMSDIPGGFIKESEIRRLDDEDVYGLFCELNTLLFSNADAEEKNAALISA; encoded by the coding sequence ATGCTCAACAGACCCGCTTACCTCACTCCCGATTCGTTAAACTGCGGTGACGATAGCCTCAGCACAGCCAGGCCGGCAGAATTCTGGCGGGATCCGACGATAAGCTATGTTGAAAGTCGCCGCGCCTCTCAAAGTCGTGCCTGCTATAAGCTGCACAGCCATCCGACTTTCTCCATTGGCGCAGTTGATGCGGGTGGCAGTAGGTTTACCGGGACCTCTGGGGGGCCTTACAATTTGCAGCTGGGAATGATGGCCTTCATCCCGGCTGGCTGCGTTCATGCCTGTAATCCTTTACCCGACCAGAGCCGGAATGACCAGATGCCACACCTGGATGCCACATGGCTGCGCAATGTGGTCACTGAAATGAGCGACATACCGGGAGGTTTTATCAAGGAAAGTGAAATCCGACGGCTTGATGATGAAGATGTCTACGGTCTCTTTTGTGAACTCAATACTCTCCTGTTTTCAAATGCCGACGCAGAAGAAAAAAATGCCGCGCTGATATCAGCGTAG